In the genome of Arachis stenosperma cultivar V10309 chromosome 6, arast.V10309.gnm1.PFL2, whole genome shotgun sequence, the window agtgatatttccttggcctctcgagaccgagttcttcctttttcttggcttccctttccctctctttaGTTGAGGGAAGAGGtccaggtcgccaactcaggtctcttaacTTGGCGTTTTcttccatattgatgtacttttcagctctttcttgtacatcacttagagaaacagggtgtcttttggatatgaactgtgagaagggaccttctctgagcccattgactagccccattatgactgcctctgtgggcaagtcttggatctccaaacatgctttgttgaatctttccatataggctcgtaaagattctccgacctcctgttttactcccaggaggctcggtgcatgtttcaccttgtctttctgaattgagaacctcatcaaaaacttccttgagaggtcttcaaagctagTGATCGATCTCGGgggaaggctatcgaaccacttcatcgctgctttcgataaagtggtcgggaaagctttgcatcgcgtagcgtctgaagcatcagctaggtacatccaacttttgaagttgcttaggtgatgctttggatccgtggttccgtcgtagaggtccatatccgggcttttgaagtttctcggaacttttgccctcattatgtcctcgccgAAAGGATCCTCTTCACCCAAGAGCGGCTCCTCTTGTTCGTCGCGGGAGTTGTGACTCTTGAGGGAAGATTCCAGCTTTAAGAGTTtcctttctaactcttttcgccgttccatctcctcttttaggtACCTTTCAGTTTCCTTTTGCCGCTCCCGCTCTTGTTCTAGCTGTTCCAGGCGGCTGTGGACTAACCCCATGAGTTCAGTTACATGGGATGGTCCTTCTTTTTCTGATGCGCGCCCATCTGAGGAATTTACCTTCGGGTTTTTTACCCCGGAGGTGCCCTCTCTATGCTGATTGTTAACTTCCTGGTGTAGGGCTAGGTCCACATCGTTATTGCCcgtgtccagattctcttgttcagaatcCGTTTCCACATgaccttcttcgtgggatctgtccgccatcaatggatgatctctcgggtccccggcaacggcgccaatgttacggtgggtaaccggagattgacTGAATGGATGGCGTTGGCTGGCCCAAATGTGTGAAGGAGGAGGTTGCCGAATGAATgtgcaactcgggaggctccgtccgacttgtttgtACGAGAAAaaggggtggtacctgcaaagacactccgatgcctaagttagcaagagtgtgagcaggtctagagagtattgggcttagagatacctgaggagtgtcagtgtatttatagtggtgagccaataaccaccgttggagtagtgccgtatctttagggtgttaaccgtcccattatcttagggaggttaagatatggctttatgaagcggttagaaagattttaggggcggttactcacttgaatgagtgtttatctgccagctaatctcatgtccgacttctttagagtaAGTCGTAGTggacaccgacttcttatgtgaagGTCGGCGCTTAGCTAGGCTCAATCCATCGAATTAGGCCTTTTAGTTGGACCTGGACCCTTATTATTGGggcagggtatgaacagtaatATAGGAGTGTGCGGTTTTTTTCCCGCAGATTTTTTATTGTTGAGTTCGTTCATAAATTTGCTGGTAACCATTTCTCCTCACATGCCTCTTAACGTAAATCACTATACATTCTATCGTAATTTTTGTGCAATTCAGAATCATTGTGGCGCAATGTTCAAAAATTGTATTTTGacaatattagttttcaaatattttatttagatAATTTGTCCAGATTTAATTTCATAatttagaattattttattatattaatagaatgaaatttaattttttaatttaaaataactcttatataagttaattttttcttttacaattttgtcttaaaacaaaattatttattaaatattcacttattatcaaatatataaataaaagtattttgAACATTTAACATATTAAACTTATTTgatgtaaaaattaattttaaaattagactttttttgtctgatttataaataaaaaaaatatgaattagaatttttaaaaaattcaaattattcttttctatttatttcaaaataaaaaaaattaatttttaaatgaattctaaatttttaattcataaaTTTTCAAACAAACTTTTTCATATTTTGGGAGTTAAACTTGAGTTTAAATTAAACCTCgtatattaaataaattgagcttttaatttaaaaatttatttatttaaatatcttatttattaaaatatatagcgtataaaatatttatatttttatacctCAATCAATTTGTGCTCCTTCATTTGTCCAAGTCATAATTAGGTGCCATTATGTATAAATTAGAACTCAATCCTTCTACCTCTATTACGATACCAACTGATcccaaaagaaaaattatattcaaattttgCAAGTTTTGGCGTGTAACAACGGATGAAATCAAGTATTTCATTAATGATACATGTGATAAATGTTTACTAGAATGTTTTCGTTAATGTTTTCAGTAAATGTTTGATTCCTTATTGGGAGATAATATAGTTATCAGATATATTATGCTTAGTTACTCGGGCTTCATTGACGGCCTTCTAGGTGATGATGCTGCGAACATATTTCTTTAAAATAGATTTGGTTTGAACGCTTTAGGGAAGATATGGATTTTTTAATGACCAACTTCAAAAATTGAGTGAGTTTTTGTCAACGAAAAATAGACTTTTGTACTATTTACTTTATATTAACAGTAGGATTTTATTAACAGATCTGTTGCATATTAAAAAAGAGGTCTACTACACATACAAGTTTTTTTGGcttacaagttttacaagttgGTACAAGCTCAATAAAAAACACGCATTACACTCCCACATTCAAGAATAAATAAGCGCACGTTATTCAACCACTTGCTGTTTCCAAAGCGCTACTCACCATGCATTATAAAtgactcttcttcttcctccatgaaaacaagtttcttgccaaatttgaagataatagaacttcagaaatacacccaaacgattacagaaatacactcaaacgattacagaaatacacccaaaggattacagaaattcacccaaacgattatagaaatacacccaaaagattacagaaatatacccaaaggattacagaaatacacccaaaggatttaagaaatacacccaaaattgttgaagtacaccttatgcataattcaaaactctttctctttctcctcctcatcttctgttgcttcttcttcttcaaaaatgatttcagagtttgatgtcaaaaaacaatgaaaatcgagaataacgaagaaagaaaatagagagaaaagcacgtaaatgaagaaagagaaggcaagaaacgaaagagaagaacgtgcagcaagaagaagaagaaggtgcagTGAAAACGCGCAGTAAcagttgaagaaggagaaagagaaggcaagaaacgaaagagaagaagaagaagaagaggaagaggaagaagaacgtgcagaaagaagaagaagaagaaggtgcagTGAAAACGTGCAGTAAtggttgaagaaggagaaagagaatgcaagaaacgaaagaacagaagaagaagaagaagaagaagaagaagaagaagaagtgcgcaagaaaaagaagaaggtgCACTTGTAAATACTTGTATAAAAAACGCTTGTATGTGAAAATTTTCTCATTAAAAAAGTATTGTCATCTAAATTTAACTGGACTCAACGTTAATAAAAGTCATTTTCATTAAAAGAGTATTATTATACGCACGGAACTTTACGTTAGCGTCATCGtcgtcatcttcttcttcttcgcgtccttcctccttctcctcctttttcgCGTTCCTCCTTCTTCACGTATTTTTTTCATCGTCATTCTTTTGTTGCTAATGATGTTGCATTTTTTTCCTCCTCCTTTCCTTGGAGATTTTGCAGcattataaattttttcttcttttttgtttaaatttttttcttggttttattCATCTCACAAAAGTGAAATAAGAAGAATTATaacaaaatgaaataagaagaagatgaagcagtaaAAAATGAGGAGGAAAAATTTTGAATTGTTCAGAACAACGAGACTAAATGCACTTTAATTCACTCAGAAATAAATGGAAATTACATGCAAAATgaatcaaaaattaaattctgactgaaccaaaattacttaatgatgaCGATACACAaacaaatttatttcaaaataagCACAGACCAAGTGCACCTTATTTAAATCTAGAATGAAtcgaaattacttaatgattgCTTTCGAAAACAAGCACACAAACAAAATTGAATGTCAGAAATTCACtcagaaatgaaccgaaattacatCCAAAATGAATCGAAAATTAAATTTCGAATGAATCGAAATTACTTAGTGATGACAATACACAAACAAACTCGTTTTAAAATAAGTACAGACTAAGTGTaccttatttaaataaaaaatgaaccgaaattacttaatgattgTATTCGAAAACAAGTACACAAACAAAATTGAATCATGAACAAAAACACATCCAAATTCATCAAGtgattttgcagcattatgcatttcttcttctttgtttgattttttcatgtttttattattgttaagaGGGTAAAAcgagaagaattatgagaagaaaaaataagaaggagaagatgaacaagacaagaagaagaagaatatgaTGAGGAGTTTTGAGGagttttttattcttgtttcttttttttgtttgattttttctctttttcttggttttattCCTCTCAAGAGAGGATGTgaggaggaagagttttgaattgtgtAAAACAACGAGACCAAATGCACCTTAATTCACTCAAAAATGAACCGAAAATTAAGTTCTGCATGAACCGAAATTACATAATGATGGTGATGCACAAAAAAAACTCGTTTAAAAACAAACACAGACCAAATGCACCTTATTTAAATCCAGAATAAaccgaaattacttaatgattgCATTCGAAAATAAGTacacaaacaaaattaaatgattagaaatgaaccaaaattatattcaaaataaatcgaaaattaaattttaaataaatcgAAATTACATAATGATAACGATACAAACAAACTCATttcaaatgttttttttttggccTATTGCATAttgtgttaaaaaattaaaagcttTTAACACGCGAGACGAATAATTACTTAgacaattaaattaattttatatattaatggGATCGGTTATTTTAACATTATAAAAAGTCTCTAACTTATTACTCAttatagatttaaaattaaGTTTAAAGTTTCAGACTAGAAAAGCTTTCGTACTTTTTCATGGAGAATAAAAAGACTACATAACTCtaacaaatataaaaacttTAAAATAACAACAAATTTGACCAATCATCACAGTTGCACAATTTTTGCAATAACTCACTTAtctttacatatttttttttatcaattttaaaaaatataacattttaaactatattattattattattattattattatgtaatgTAACGACCAAACTTCTAACACGTCATGACCAATACTAATCGTTAAGAATTATTTTACAGCTTTTCTTAGAGAGTCTAGactttatattaaatatatacatatgaactCGTAGTGCTAGTCGAAATCACGTGTCAAATATATAGATATAACAGAATAGATAATAGTTAAACAGATAATATCTACATGAACCATAGAAAACACAAAAAACATAGTTATATCATACATATATGCCAGAATGCTCATTTAATACATCATAGTTTATACCGGGTTACGTCGTTACTTATTCATGAAAATATTTACAAACTCCATATTTATACTAACAAGCCTCGACTCACAAGAGTCACCCTAGTTTGGAATCCATTCTAACTtgtttatataaatatttacaaaaacATCTAACCCTCTAAAAGTCTACATAGAATGAGGACAAAGACTACTACTACTGCTACTATTACTGCTGCTGCTCATGGATATCTTGGTAGCTGAAAAAATGTTGCGCTAAAGTAAGGAGAAAGTCATCAGAACACCTGTGATGATGCTATTCACCTATCCAAATGCAGAAAAATGAAACAAGATCGCCTTGGTTCCCATCTATGAAACGAGGGAAAGTaagggggtgagaacctaaggTTCTCAGCAGGGTACTACATGAAAAACCTAAAGGGTTTCGCAGCTTAAGTCTAAGAATTTGTGCAATTGTGTCAGTAAGTCACGCAAACAAGTACAAGTACAAGTATATAGCAGAAAAGTAAACAAGCACATAATACAGGAAGTAAAGATAAATCAAAATCACAGAGAAATGcaacaaccaagtatgatgcatgtttGGTCCTATGCAGACCATGAGCTCACGCGTCGATTGACTATCCACAACCCAACATTACCTAGGACTAAGTTCGAATATAGTTTTTCCAATTGTGTACGTTTTGTATACGTGCTTAATGGACAAAGTCACATGCATTTTGACAACTGGCAATTGTCGCAGAGTTTGATGCCATAGTATGCTAACAGTTGGAGAAACAGGTTTCAATATCAAGTGGGCATCCCCACATCTTAACATGGTTTTGGTTCCGTCGGAACAGAAACTCCTCCTCCCCAAATAATCTCTTAGGGTGATTTTGGTTCCGTCGGAGCAGACACTCCTCTTCCCCAGATAATCTCTTAGCACCTTGGGGTTTATAGTTTTCTTTTTTCATGACACTTTTCAAATAAACTTTTTCTTTAAGGGACTTCTTtaccttttttttaataaaaacttgTACCCGATTTTTACTCTTTAAATCTCTCAACCTTTGTCACATATTCTATTTTGCCCTTGgtacttttatatatttttaattttgcttTTTTTACTTAAGTTCtcttttttctgttttctttagATTTTTAGTAGCGCTCTTATCACTAATGTTATTATATTATCATTTTACCCTCATATCCTTCCTAACATACCTCTTTGACCCTTAAGTTAATTAACcatttttacatttaatttatATCTAAAATTACCATTTTGCACCTAAGTACTTTAGTTTTATCGTTTAACTTTGTTTAGCGTCAAAATTTTACCGGATTAATCCTAATAGTTTTCTATAACCAAATTACTcctaatattttaattaaataccAATTTTTACCACTAGATACCTAAAAACTAGTTTattctttattaatttatttacttgTTATAATTACCATTTTTTACCGGTTTACTTCTAacttttactaaaatttttatttaggcctaaaactttattttaaatataattttgattcaaataatttatataataattattttatccCATATGACACTAATTCTAGAATTTTACTGTTCTTTTAATTAAATCATATTTTCAACCCTCTTTTTATCCGAAAATAATCATAACATCCGTTTTATTTTTACCTACTTGTTTCATAAgattaaaactattttttactACTTTTTAACTCATTTTCACCATAATTTTTGTACTTTTAGTAGCTGAAATTTTCAGAGatgtaatttttatatttttttctctatttttagtGACTTTTAAGACTTGAAACTTAAACCCCAAGTGCTTCCATATTCGGTTGTTACTACACAAAATTTTGAGGTAAATATATTGCATATTACAGATATTTAGCAAGCCAAAGTAGAGATAACTAATAGAATTTCAAGATTTACAAAACAAGCACAAATTCACCACAAAGTGGCTCATATAAACACTAAAAATAAGCACAAACATATTCTAACTAATTCTAACCCTTACCTCTTGTTTAATTAGTCACTAGACCTCTCAACCATAAGAGAATATTCTCACAAAGGCTAGAGCATATTGGCTGTAGTGCAGTTTTTCTTTGGCCAAAAACGTCGTAAAAAGTGTTAGAATTTGATCACTTTGAACTTGAATTTTGTATAGCTCCTTAACTGTGCTCCATATGAGCTCAATAGAAGTTTTTTAGAAACATAAGAAGGCAAAAATTCATCATGATCACTgctaaaaaacaaaaaagagtaGAGAAGTAATAAGAGCTCACCTTCCTAAATTTTCGATAAAAATGCGAGAATTAAGAAAAACAGACAATGAATTGTGTTTGTATGGTTTGGATTCTTGAAGAAGACTTGAAGAATAATAGAAGAATATTAGAAATAAGGACTGGGACGAAGAGAAGAAGTGCAAAATTTcattctttttctctctctaaaacacGGTAAAAAAACTTACAAAatgcataaagtatttttgtgaattttgtgattagtgtttctttaaataaaaatctgagTCTTGGCTGAATTAATTATGGTAAAAGAGGCTGAGAATTTCGTGGTCAAAGTATGAGAATTAATGAAGAAGGGACTTGAAAACAAAGAAGTTTGGTCAACACTTGCATGTCGAACTTATCCACAATTAACTGTTGTTAGTTACTTGGGTTAAAAACACAGTAGAGAGAGGTGAGAAGATGAGATAATCTCAGCACAGAAGCTAAGAGGGAAAGACAATTTACTTGGATAACAAGTAAAAGGACTCGGAGGTCTCTAGGAGTCGTTTATAGAATACTagtaaaaaatttgatttgagttaACTTTTACCGTGTGGTAAAATAATTAATGGCTAACATTTATTCTTAAAGAAATAAATCATGAATAGGTGGATAATATTAATCTTAGGACAAATTACCAatgtaaaaattatttttatcactGATTCCGAAATTTTCggttactaatttttttttcggcGCATGCAAAATCGTTACTAAAAGTAAATTTCTGATTCAAAAagtatttaataagaaaaataaaccaATAACAAACAAGTGTTTACTTTTTATTAGTCAAATTTGACttagaaaaattaattatcctcataaaattaaatttaacctaataattatcattttttaatttatttttgtttttttactaTTGGACATGCCTCACGCCTCACGAATAGTTATTAGGACATGGTTCAATATTTTGggaaataaattataaaatagcAGAAAAATTAATTTACCAAAAACCAAATTTTTACATATAACGTAATATTATAtctatataatttaatttattgagcTAGCCACACACACATTGCGATACTTAAAACACACCTCCgataaaaattaaaaggtttaattattctattggtTATTATAATttcactaaatttttaattagatttttatatattttttttttcaattgagttcttacactatttttaatattataatcaGGTCCTTTCTAGTATAAAAAATGTTAGAGTTAACTGAATATTTCTTCATAAATTAAAagtattcataattaaaaaccTAACTAAATCTTTAATTACatttattttggaaaaaatattctaataattttaacatttttgatataaaaataacctaattacaaaattaaaaataatataaaaatttaattaaaaacttaataaaattataaataacaatagagtaattaaaccaaaCTAAAAAGATACTCAAATAGATTTTATTGACACATTAATGTTGGAAGGAGAGGAATGAATAACTAACTAATACTATGAGTGTCTGAGCTCCAACGATAACACCCGCCTTTCAAATCCAATCCAATAATCCAAAGACAAAAGATCAGAAATCCATTGTCCCATAAATCCCTCATCTTCTCACTTCTACAGCCCAAAAAACGGTTACACCCAGTAATGATGAGGGATTTCGTCATCCTTGGTTCATCCATTGTCACTCCTCCTCCGAATCccccatcttcttcttcatcttcaacgCCATCAACCACTCCTTCTCCCTCCCACCGCCACCGCCGCCACCACCACAAGCCGAAGCTCACTCCTTCGCATTCGCATTCTTCCTCTATCTCCTGCACTCTCCAAGCCCCCCTCAACCACTATATCCATGTCCATGTCCACGAGGATGCTTCCGAATTTGTTCCTTCTCTGAACGTTAAGCTCCTCGCGAAGGAGGTTCTGGCGGGTATTCGAGGTAGGAAGGTTCGGGCTGTGATTGATTCTCTCAAGAGAGTTCAGGAGCTTGGTGGCGTCTCCTCCTTATCCTCCCATTTTGATGGACATGCCATGGATCTCTTCTCTAAGGAGTGTCGCCGCTTGGTCAAATCCGGTCAACTTGAGGAAGCTGTTCAATTCATGGAGGTTCTCGcacgtaaatttttttttttttcaagataCTAATCTCTAATTCTTTCTTGTTAAAATTTCTGTGAACACTGTGCACTTGAAACACAATGCAGGATCAGTCGTATCCAAAAGATGTAACGGAAGCAGCTTAAGATGATGATGTTAGCATTGATATCTGATTACACACTAATAGTGATGTTAATTTGATACCAACTAGATCTTAGTGAATAACAAGAGTTTTTGTGTTACAATCAGGGACAATCCAAAATCTAACAACGATAACACCCTTCAATGGAGGATACCTTGAGAAACTAgaggaaacaaaacaaaaaaaaggagaaagcaaTTAAAGGGGATGTTtaatatttacttttttataaaCACAGCATTTATCTAGTAATTGATTAAATTTTCTCTATATGGATAGACAACCTTACTGGTTTGGTAATGTTCTTATTCCCATGTTCATGTTTCCATGTGTTTATAGAACAcattgttaataaaattttgaCCGAGTTCTATAGATACAAGAACAAGTCATTAAGAAATTCACACATGAATTTTTATCCTTCAGATTTCCAGTTGTCAGTCAGAGAACTTGTTCAGCCGTTGGACATAATAAAACAGTGTGTTTGTAATCAAGATCCAGATTTAGCTGTGAGGTATGTATTTATAATGTTTTgagaaaagattttttatttctaattttgtAACGATGATGAAATTAATTGGTGTTGTCTTTGATGATTAATCAATAGCTCTGTTCATTTTTTATGTGTGCCATTAATTTATATTTCCTGATCCATTACTTCCATTGGTGTTCCTAATAGTTAATATCAGTTAGCAATCTATATGATCAGGTTTTATATGACTGCATTTGCATCTTTCAGGTATGCATGTCTTCTTCCACATGCACATATACTATTCTGCAACATTATAAGTGAATTTGGAAAAAGAAGGGATTTAGTTTCTGCTTTGAAAGCATATGAAGCAGTGAAGAAAAACTTGGATAACCCCAATATGTATATATACCGGGCAATAATTGACGCTTGTGGCCTTTGTGGTGATTTCATGAAATCTAGGTACATATATGAGGTATCTTCCAATCGGTTACATTCTCTTCCTTCAACTTGTCTTCAAAGACTTAAATTAAGGGCTTACATGAAGatatatagtttaattttaGTGTTTCACTCCGAGACACAGTTTTGGCAAATTCCATTTGCAATCTATATCATTCTATGTATTTATCTTAGAATTTCAAAAATGTTGTATAAATTTTGTTCttctttaaaatataaataaactaTGATCTTAGACATAATTCTTGGCAAATTCTATGACGATGATGTTCGGTGACAAGATAGCATTCATATGCAATGTCTGATGCAGGACTTACTCAATCAGAAGATTACTCCAAATATATATGTGTTCAACAGTCTCATGAATGTGAATACCCATGATCTTAGCTACACCTTAAATCTGTATCAGAATATGCAGGTAACGTTCCTTCTATCACCTTAAATCATGCCATTTATATTTATCCTTTCCATTTAGTTTCCCTTGAAGGATGAGAAGAGAATGCTAGTTAGATTTTATTCTGAATTTCATCCGAGTAAACAATTCATAGTGGCTAAACCTTTAAAATCCAGAATCTTGGTCTGAAGCCAGACATGACATCTTATAATATCCTACTCAAAGCATGCTGTGTTGCTGGAAGAGTTGATCTGGCCCAAGACATTTACAGGGAACTTAAGCAATTGGAATCAGCAGGATGGCTGAAATTAGATGTTTTCACCTACAGCACGATTATAAAGGTACATTGCGGTGCATCAACAGAATCACCATTGTTTTATCAATTTAGCAAAACATGATATCTGGCATATCCTGACCTGTAGGAATTTCAGGTCTTTGCAGATGCAAAATTGTGGCAAATGGCTCTAAAAATCAAGCAGGATATGCTCTCCGCCGGTGTTTCTCTTAATACTGTTGCGTGGTCGTCATTAATCAATGCCTGCGCACATGCAGGGCTTGTAGAGCAGGCAATTCAATTGTTCGAAGAAATGCTTTTGGCCAACTGCGAGCCTAATACGCAATGCTTTAACATCATTTTACATGCATGTGTTGAAGCATGTCAGTATGACAGAGCTTTTCGCTTGTTCTATTCTTGGAAGGGAAATAAGATGTTGGGGTCCTTTGGTGAAGGGAACAATAGCAAGTTAGAGCATGGGGACACGCAGACTGCTATTACCGCGCCAAACAGCATTTCTAGGCCGCATATCTTGAGTTTTGCTGAGAGATTCCCTTTCACACCAACTATAGCAACATATAATATTTTGCTGAAGGCTTGTGGTACTGATTACTACCATGCTAAAGCATTAATCACTGAGATGAAAAAAGTAGGTCTTTCCCCAAATTATATAAGCTGGTCCATTTTGATAGATATATGTGGCGGATCAGATAACGTGGGAGGTGCCATCGAggtaaaaaaattagataaaaaataaagttcTCTCAATGATTTTCATTGCACAATGTTTTGAGAAGCAGTTCAGTCAAAGTAATATATGGTCATGGTTGATGCAATTTGCATAATTGCATTAGAATTGTATTAGGATGGTCTTTTTATCATGTTGGACTTCTATGTAGTGCTTGAATATATATAGTCGCACTCGCACCACACACCAACAAAACATTTACTGGACACAATACTATAGCTGTTAGATAAGTGATGTGTGGTGGACTTTCAAAATTGTCATGTTTAATGATATTTATAGATTAAGTGACTTCCGTACTAAGCCTAATAATATATTATGATAATGCTATTTGTTTATCTGATCGAATGTCTTTGTTCCCATACAGATTCTGAAGATCATGTTTGATGCTGGAATTAAACCTGATGTTGTTGCATATACTACAGCCATAAAGGTTCAAagttttttctctcaaaatgaggcccaattttcaaaattttgtaaTATTGAAGAGAACATTTTTCACTACTGTAAAATTACATGGCCATTGACACGGGAAATTTACATTTTTGTTTACAGGTCTGTGTAGAAAGTAAGAATTTTAAGCAAGGATTGATGCTATATGAAGAAATGAAAACATATGAGATACATCCAAATTGGGTGAGGATGCCTATAGACTGCAGTTGTTTGTTATGGTTCTGTCGTCCACAAAATGATAAACTGACATGGCTATGTCCTAAATGGAATTCGCATGAGGCTGCAGTAAGATTATACTTCCataaaatcaaactaaaagATGAATAGAACATTGGGTATAATAAAAGAAATGGCAGTTGATGAATGATGAACTATAGAATA includes:
- the LOC130935339 gene encoding pentatricopeptide repeat-containing protein At5g02830, chloroplastic isoform X1, which gives rise to MMRDFVILGSSIVTPPPNPPSSSSSSTPSTTPSPSHRHRRHHHKPKLTPSHSHSSSISCTLQAPLNHYIHVHVHEDASEFVPSLNVKLLAKEVLAGIRGRKVRAVIDSLKRVQELGGVSSLSSHFDGHAMDLFSKECRRLVKSGQLEEAVQFMEVLAHFQLSVRELVQPLDIIKQCVCNQDPDLAVRYACLLPHAHILFCNIISEFGKRRDLVSALKAYEAVKKNLDNPNMYIYRAIIDACGLCGDFMKSRYIYEDLLNQKITPNIYVFNSLMNVNTHDLSYTLNLYQNMQNLGLKPDMTSYNILLKACCVAGRVDLAQDIYRELKQLESAGWLKLDVFTYSTIIKVFADAKLWQMALKIKQDMLSAGVSLNTVAWSSLINACAHAGLVEQAIQLFEEMLLANCEPNTQCFNIILHACVEACQYDRAFRLFYSWKGNKMLGSFGEGNNSKLEHGDTQTAITAPNSISRPHILSFAERFPFTPTIATYNILLKACGTDYYHAKALITEMKKVGLSPNYISWSILIDICGGSDNVGGAIEILKIMFDAGIKPDVVAYTTAIKVCVESKNFKQGLMLYEEMKTYEIHPNWVTYNTLLRARNRYGSLLEVQQCLTIYQDMRKAGYKPNDYYLEELIEEWCEGVIQDNSKIQREFSSSNFSELERPPSLLLEKIAAHLLKRVADILAIDVQGLTKVEARLVILAVLRMIKENYSSGHSVNDDILIIIGATKADETPSQHILEVQEAIIKLLQNELGLEIFPAKTRFALSDTSKLEIPNLTNLSIEALPGEKALTTTRRPAVLHRLKVTKKSLYGWLHRKLSIK
- the LOC130935339 gene encoding pentatricopeptide repeat-containing protein At5g02830, chloroplastic isoform X2, with amino-acid sequence MFLFPCSCFHVFIEHIVNKILTEFYRYKNKSLRNSHMNFYPSDFQLSVRELVQPLDIIKQCVCNQDPDLAVRYACLLPHAHILFCNIISEFGKRRDLVSALKAYEAVKKNLDNPNMYIYRAIIDACGLCGDFMKSRYIYEDLLNQKITPNIYVFNSLMNVNTHDLSYTLNLYQNMQNLGLKPDMTSYNILLKACCVAGRVDLAQDIYRELKQLESAGWLKLDVFTYSTIIKVFADAKLWQMALKIKQDMLSAGVSLNTVAWSSLINACAHAGLVEQAIQLFEEMLLANCEPNTQCFNIILHACVEACQYDRAFRLFYSWKGNKMLGSFGEGNNSKLEHGDTQTAITAPNSISRPHILSFAERFPFTPTIATYNILLKACGTDYYHAKALITEMKKVGLSPNYISWSILIDICGGSDNVGGAIEILKIMFDAGIKPDVVAYTTAIKVCVESKNFKQGLMLYEEMKTYEIHPNWVTYNTLLRARNRYGSLLEVQQCLTIYQDMRKAGYKPNDYYLEELIEEWCEGVIQDNSKIQREFSSSNFSELERPPSLLLEKIAAHLLKRVADILAIDVQGLTKVEARLVILAVLRMIKENYSSGHSVNDDILIIIGATKADETPSQHILEVQEAIIKLLQNELGLEIFPAKTRFALSDTSKLEIPNLTNLSIEALPGEKALTTTRRPAVLHRLKVTKKSLYGWLHRKLSIK